Proteins found in one Brachypodium distachyon strain Bd21 chromosome 5, Brachypodium_distachyon_v3.0, whole genome shotgun sequence genomic segment:
- the LOC104585367 gene encoding protein NRT1/ PTR FAMILY 4.5 isoform X2 — MEPQWWVDWRGNAVDGRKHGGIKATLFLYVLAVLRSCPSSANLTIVAYFHRIMHLDIVTSSSAITYLVGFVSFFAVLMNFISGAYIQRTTAIFVFGPLAVLGYMLLALQAHLPSLHPPDCEIIKEPNNCETTEGWNLTLLLLSLLMFAVGEGCMNACIPFLGGDQFNNDDPNETQLKGMFLSWLKFANSLGALIGLIFLVWIENNVGWTIGFAISAVLVLVGLFVAASGLPFYRTKKPNGSPRKRILQVLVSSSKKRQAATVDVIELQEIGAADCIDGEDKPNSEITGTTEVDELTKAIIRMLPIFISCLLIYLPFTLLRTLTIQVGSTMDKGIGTIQISSASLIAIPTAFHMFMQPCYKWILTPLLKRFTGHTHAITPLQSIGAASACGIAAACLATLVETRRLTVAEQHGLSSTGAAVPMSVLWLVMQFFLLSIMDAASFTGLIEFIKNESSPEMKLIAPAVQSILAGIAAWLACAFIHLVNRATKYGNNGRGWLDGANFNRARLDRFFLLLAAFELVALINYAFWARRYANKQRSSAVGLVETDQETR, encoded by the exons ATGGAACCTCAATGGTGGGTAGATTGGAGAGGGAATGCTGTGGACGGCAGGAAGCATGGAGGCATCAAGGCAACTCTCTTTCTCTACG TTTTGGCTGTGCTGCGAAGCTGCCCTAGCAGCGCAAACCTCACCATTGTGGCCTATTTCCATCGGATAATGCATCTGGATATTGTGACCTCGTCATCTGCGATCACCTATCTGGTCGGCTTCGTGTCGTTCTTTGCTGTCCTGATGAACTTCATCTCGGGTGCATATATCCAGCGAACCACTGCTATATTTGTATTTGGCCCCCTTGCGGTCCTG GGCTATATGTTATTAGCATTGCAGGCACACCTGCCTTCACTACATCCTCCGGACTGTGAGATAATAAAAGAACCAAACAACTGTGAGACAACTGAAGGTTGGAACCTAACACTGCTCTTATTGAGCTTATTAATGTTTGCCGTTGGAGAGGGCTGCATGAATGCTTGCATACCATTCCTCGGTGGAGATCAGTTCAACAATGATGATCCGAACGAAACACAGCTCAAGGGCATGTTCCTGAGCTGGCTCAAGTTTGCAAATTCCCTTGGAGCACTCATCGGTTTGATATTCTTAGTTTGGATCGAGAACAATGTGGGCTGGACCATTGGTTTTGCGATATCTGCAGTTTTGGTACTTGTAGGGCTGTTTGTGGCAGCCAGTGGACTGCCTTTCTATAGAACAAAGAAGCCTAATGGAAGTCCTCGAAAGAGAATATTGCAG GTTCTTGTCAGTTCATCAAAGAAGAGGCAGGCTGCTACCGTGGATGTTATCGAGCTGCAAGAGATTGGAGCAGCAGATTGTATTGATGGGGAAGATAAACCCAACAGTGAGATCACTGG CACCACTGAAGTCGACGAGTTAACAAAGGCCATCATCCGAATGCTTCCAATCTTCATCAGCTGCTTGCTCATCTACCTGCCCTTCACGCTGCTAAGGACACTGACCATACAAGTCGGCAGCACGATGGACAAAGGGATAGGCACGATCCAGATATCCTCGGCCTCTCTCATTGCAATCCCAACAGCATTTCACATGTTTATGCAACCATGCTACAAGTGGATATTGACGCCACTGCTAAAGAGATTCACAGGTCACACACACGCAATCACCCCACTGCAGAGTATTGGTGCTGCCTCCGCATGCGGGATAGCAGCAGCATGCCTTGCCACATTAGTGGAGACAAGAAGACTGACAGTCGCAGAACAGCATGGGCTATCATCGACAGGAGCAGCTGTCCCAATGTCCGTTTTGTGGCTGGTAATGCAATTCTTCCTTCTAAGCATCATGGATGCAGCATCGTTCACTGGACTGATTGAGTTCATAAAGAATGAGTCATCTCCAGAAATGAAGCTGATAGCACCGGCAGTGCAATCCATTCTTGCTGGAATAGCAGCCTGGTTGGCATGTGCTTTCATACATCTAGTGAACAGGGCGACAAAGTATGGAAACAACGGAAGAGGTTGGTTGGATGGAGCAAACTTTAACAGGGCACGCCTTGATCGTTTCTTCTTGTTACTTGCAGCCTTCGAACTAGTGGCACTGATCAACTATGCTTTCTGGGCAAGGAGATATGCCAACAAGCAACGGAGCAGTGCTGTTGGATTAGTCGAGACAGATCAGGAAACTAGATAG
- the LOC104585367 gene encoding protein NRT1/ PTR FAMILY 4.5 isoform X1 — protein sequence MLWTAGSMEASRQLSFSTGYMLLALQAHLPSLHPPDCEIIKEPNNCETTEGWNLTLLLLSLLMFAVGEGCMNACIPFLGGDQFNNDDPNETQLKGMFLSWLKFANSLGALIGLIFLVWIENNVGWTIGFAISAVLVLVGLFVAASGLPFYRTKKPNGSPRKRILQVLVSSSKKRQAATVDVIELQEIGAADCIDGEDKPNSEITGTTEVDELTKAIIRMLPIFISCLLIYLPFTLLRTLTIQVGSTMDKGIGTIQISSASLIAIPTAFHMFMQPCYKWILTPLLKRFTGHTHAITPLQSIGAASACGIAAACLATLVETRRLTVAEQHGLSSTGAAVPMSVLWLVMQFFLLSIMDAASFTGLIEFIKNESSPEMKLIAPAVQSILAGIAAWLACAFIHLVNRATKYGNNGRGWLDGANFNRARLDRFFLLLAAFELVALINYAFWARRYANKQRSSAVGLVETDQETR from the exons ATGCTGTGGACGGCAGGAAGCATGGAGGCATCAAGGCAACTCTCTTTCTCTACG GGCTATATGTTATTAGCATTGCAGGCACACCTGCCTTCACTACATCCTCCGGACTGTGAGATAATAAAAGAACCAAACAACTGTGAGACAACTGAAGGTTGGAACCTAACACTGCTCTTATTGAGCTTATTAATGTTTGCCGTTGGAGAGGGCTGCATGAATGCTTGCATACCATTCCTCGGTGGAGATCAGTTCAACAATGATGATCCGAACGAAACACAGCTCAAGGGCATGTTCCTGAGCTGGCTCAAGTTTGCAAATTCCCTTGGAGCACTCATCGGTTTGATATTCTTAGTTTGGATCGAGAACAATGTGGGCTGGACCATTGGTTTTGCGATATCTGCAGTTTTGGTACTTGTAGGGCTGTTTGTGGCAGCCAGTGGACTGCCTTTCTATAGAACAAAGAAGCCTAATGGAAGTCCTCGAAAGAGAATATTGCAG GTTCTTGTCAGTTCATCAAAGAAGAGGCAGGCTGCTACCGTGGATGTTATCGAGCTGCAAGAGATTGGAGCAGCAGATTGTATTGATGGGGAAGATAAACCCAACAGTGAGATCACTGG CACCACTGAAGTCGACGAGTTAACAAAGGCCATCATCCGAATGCTTCCAATCTTCATCAGCTGCTTGCTCATCTACCTGCCCTTCACGCTGCTAAGGACACTGACCATACAAGTCGGCAGCACGATGGACAAAGGGATAGGCACGATCCAGATATCCTCGGCCTCTCTCATTGCAATCCCAACAGCATTTCACATGTTTATGCAACCATGCTACAAGTGGATATTGACGCCACTGCTAAAGAGATTCACAGGTCACACACACGCAATCACCCCACTGCAGAGTATTGGTGCTGCCTCCGCATGCGGGATAGCAGCAGCATGCCTTGCCACATTAGTGGAGACAAGAAGACTGACAGTCGCAGAACAGCATGGGCTATCATCGACAGGAGCAGCTGTCCCAATGTCCGTTTTGTGGCTGGTAATGCAATTCTTCCTTCTAAGCATCATGGATGCAGCATCGTTCACTGGACTGATTGAGTTCATAAAGAATGAGTCATCTCCAGAAATGAAGCTGATAGCACCGGCAGTGCAATCCATTCTTGCTGGAATAGCAGCCTGGTTGGCATGTGCTTTCATACATCTAGTGAACAGGGCGACAAAGTATGGAAACAACGGAAGAGGTTGGTTGGATGGAGCAAACTTTAACAGGGCACGCCTTGATCGTTTCTTCTTGTTACTTGCAGCCTTCGAACTAGTGGCACTGATCAACTATGCTTTCTGGGCAAGGAGATATGCCAACAAGCAACGGAGCAGTGCTGTTGGATTAGTCGAGACAGATCAGGAAACTAGATAG
- the LOC112268533 gene encoding protein NRT1/ PTR FAMILY 4.5-like, whose product MALGGFVDWRGNTINREVHGGVRAAWFLYVLTVVTNVVIVPNLLNMVTYLQGTMHMGVSGSATTATNFFGATSGFALIGAFLSDSYITRSRTVLIFGPFMFLGYGLLALQAYLPSLHPPPCNIEAELNNCKKVHGWNAALLYTGLYMSAFGDGSIRVCLPSLGADQFDHEDPTESHQQSSFFNWYTFGISFGGFVGLILIAWLENFKGWDIGLGVCCILILLGLVIVASGLPFYRNQVPEGSPLTRILQVLVVAFRNRKHELPQKLEETQESNSRTGSVGAFSQTNSLKFLDKACISRGKSGAWSVCTATKVEETKIVLLMLPVFITSMIGYISNIILLTFTVQQGGMTNTRLGMIHVAPATLFIIPITFQMAMLAVYDQFLVPFLRRRTGYVRGITHLQRIGIGFGSMSLASAIAAIVERKRKQAVVQMSLFWLAPQFFLLGVSDVTSFTGLLEFFNSEAPRGMKSIATALFWCELGLASLMATFLVEIVNKATRHGNQGGWLEGSSLNSSHLDLFYWVVAVVGLLSFFNYLYWAKKYVYQHNPRITEPMVDHQDSP is encoded by the exons ATGGCACTTGGAGGCTTTGTGGATTGGAGGGGAAACACCATCAATAGAGAGGTGCATGGCGGAGTCAGAGCAGCATGGTTTTTGTATG TTCTGACCGTGGTAACAAACGTGGTTATTGTCCCAAACCTGCTGAATATGGTTACTTATCTCCAGGGAACAATGCATATGGGTGTCTCGGGCTCTGCAACTACAGCTACTAATTTTTTTGGTGCCACGTCTGGGTTTGCATTGATAGGAGCTTTCCTCTCAGACTCCTATATTACTCGCTCTAGGACTGTGCTCATCTTTGGTCCATTTATGTTTCTG GGATATGGATTGCTCGCACTGCAAGCCTACCTACCCTCGCTCCATCCACCACCTTGCAATATTGAAGCAGAGCTAAACAACTGCAAGAAGGTGCATGGCTGGAATGCTGCCTTATTATACACAGGCTTATATATGAGTGCATTTGGTGATGGTTCTATCCGTGTTTGCTTGCCATCCCTCGGAGCAGACCAATTTGACCATGAAGAtcccactgagtcccatcaaCAGTCCAGCTTCTTTAACTGGTATACCTTTGGAATCTCCTTTGGAGGTTTTGTAGGGCTGATTCTCATAGCGTGGCTCGAGAACTTCAAAGGGTGGGACATTGGACTTGGGGTGTGCTGCATCCTAATTCTTCTTGGATTGGTCATAGTTGCGTCTGGTCTCCCTTTCTACCGCAACCAAGTACCAGAAGGAAGTCCGTTAACTCGAATACTGCAG GTTCTAGTGGTTGCATTCAGGAACAGGAAGCATGAACTTCCTCAAAAACTGGAAGAAACACAGGAAAGTAACAGCAGGACAGGTTCTGTTGGTGCATTCTCTCAAACAAATAGTCTGAA ATTCCTCGACAAAGCTTGTATTAGTCGTGGTAAGAGTGGCGCGTGGTCAGTTTGCACTGCAACGAAGGTGGAGGAGACAAAGATTGTGCTCCTTATGCTTCCTGTCTTCATCACCTCCATGATTGGATATATATCAAACATTATCCTCCTGACATTTACCGTGCAGCAAGGTGGCATGACGAACACAAGGCTGGGCATGATCCATGTCGCCCCTGCGACACTCTTTATCATCCCCATCACATTCCAGATGGCAATGCTCGCAGTTTATGATCAGTTCCTTGTGCCATTCTTGCGTAGGCGCACAGGCTACGTCCGTGGAATCACTCATTTGCAACGCATCGGTATAGGCTTTGGCTCCATGTCACTTGCCTCGGCTATTGCAGCCATTGttgagagaaagagaaaacaagCTGTCGTGCAGATGTCCCTGTTCTGGCTTGCACCTCAGTTCTTCCTGCTTGGTGTGTCAGACGTTACATCATTCACTGGGCTCCTTGAGTTCTTCAACAGTGAGGCGCCACGGGGCATGAAGTCAATTGCCACGGCATTATTCTGGTGTGAGCTGGGGCTCGCTTCGTTGATGGCCACATTCCTGGTGGAAATTGTGAACAAGGCCACAAGGCATGGGAACCAGGGGGGCTGGCTCGAAGGTTCAAGCTTGAACAGCAGCCATCTTGACCTATTCTACTGGGTTGTGGCTGTTGTAGGATTGCTCAGCTTCTTCAACTACCTGTACTGGGCCAAGAAGTATGTGTACCAGCACAATCCACGCATCACTGAGCCAATGGTTGATCATCAGGATTCACCTTGA
- the LOC100840688 gene encoding protein NRT1/ PTR FAMILY 4.5 isoform X2 — protein MALGGFVDWRGNAINREVHGGVRAAWFLYVLTVVTNVVIVPNLLNLVTYLHGTMHMGGYGLLALQAYLPSLHPPPCNIEAELNNCKEVHGWNAALLYTGLYMTAFGDGFVRVCLPSLGADQFDHKYPSESRQQSSFFNWYTFGISFGGFVGLIFIVWLENYKGWAIGLGVCCILILLGLLIVAAGFPFYRNQVPEGSPLTRILQVLVVAFKNRKLELPQKPEEAQENNTGSGTGSIDALSQTNSLKFLDKACINPGRNGAWSVCTVTKVEETKIVLRVLPLFISSMVGYISNIILFTFTVQQGGMTNTSLGKIHVSPATLFIIPITFQMVMLAVYDQFIVPFLRKRTGYVGGITHLQRIGIGFVAMLLASVIAAIVEKKRKEAVVQMSLFWLAPQFFLLGVADVTSFTGLLEFFNSEAPRGMKSIATALFWCDLGLASLMATFLVEVVNKATRHGQQGGWLEGSSLNNSHLDLFYWVVAVVGLLGFLNYLYWAKKYVYQHNPRIAELPADQDSP, from the exons ATGGCACTTGGAGGCTTTGTGGATTGGAGGGGAAACGCCATCAACAGAGAGGTACATGGTGGAGTCAGAGCAGCCTGGTTTCTGTATG TTCTGACCGTGGTTACAAACGTGGTTATTGTCCCAAACCTGCTGAATCTAGTTACTTATCTCCATGGAACAATGCATATGGGG GGATATGGATTGCTCGCGCTGCAAGCCTACCTGCCCTCACTCCATCCACCACCTTGTAATATTGAAGCAGAGCTAAATAACTGCAAAGAGGTCCATGGATGGAATGCTGCCTTATTGTACACAGGCTTGTACATGACTGCTTTTGGAGATGGTTTTGTGCGTGTTTGCTTGCCATCTCTTGGTGCAGACCAATTTGACCATAAATATCCTTCTGAGTCACGCCAACAGTCCAGCTTCTTTAACTGGTATACCTTCGGAATCTCCTTTGGAGGTTTTGTCGGGCTGATTTTCATAGTGTGGCTCGAGAACTACAAAGGATGGGCCATCGGACTTGGGGTGTGTTGCATCCTAATTCTGCTCGGATTGCTCATAGTTGCTGCTGGTTTTCCTTTCTACCGCAACCAAGTACCAGAAGGAAGTCCTTTAACTCGAATACTGCAG GTTCTTGTGGTTGCATTCAAGAACAGGAAGCTTGAACTACCTCAGAAACCGGAAGAAGCACAAGAAAACAATACTGGGTCAGGAACAGGTTCTATTGACGCACTCTCTCAAACAAATAGTCTGAA ATTCCTCGACAAAGCTTGCATCAACCCTGGCAGAAATGGTGCCTGGTCAGTTTGCACTGTGACGAAGGTGGAGGAGACGAAGATTGTGCTCCGTGTGCTTCCTCTCTTCATCAGCTCCATGGTCGGATACATATCAAACATTATCCTCTTCACATTCACTGTTCAGCAAGGTGGCATGACGAACACAAGTCTGGGCAAGATCCATGTTTCCCCTGCGACACTTTTTATCATCCCCATCACATTCCAAATGGTAATGCTTGCTGTCTATGATCAGTTCATTGTGCCATTCTTACGAAAGCGCACTGGCTACGTCGGTGGCATCACTCATTTGCAACGCATCGGTATAGGCTTTGTGGCCATGTTACTTGCCTCGGTCATTGCAGCCATTGttgagaaaaagagaaaggaagCTGTAGTGCAGATGTCCTTGTTCTGGCTTGCACCTCAGTTCTTCCTGCTTGGCGTGGCAGACGTGACATCGTTCACCGGGCTCCTTGAGTTCTTCAACAGTGAGGCACCACGGGGCATGAAGTCAATTGCCACGGCATTGTTCTGGTGTGATCTGGGGCTTGCCTCATTGATGGCCACATTCCTGGTGGAAGTTGTGAACAAGGCCACAAGGCATGGGCAACAGGGGGGGTGGCTGGAGGGTTCAAGCTTGAACAACAGCCATCTTGACCTCTTCTACTGGGTTGTGGCTGTTGTCGGATTGCTCGGTTTCCTCAACTACCTGTACTGGGCCAAGAAGTACGTGTACCAGCACAATCCACGCATCGCCGAGCTACCGGCTGATCAGGATTCGCCTTGA
- the LOC100840688 gene encoding protein NRT1/ PTR FAMILY 4.5 isoform X1, translating into MALGGFVDWRGNAINREVHGGVRAAWFLYVLTVVTNVVIVPNLLNLVTYLHGTMHMGVSGSATTSTNFFGATSGFALIGAFLSDSYITRSRTMLLFGPFMFLGYGLLALQAYLPSLHPPPCNIEAELNNCKEVHGWNAALLYTGLYMTAFGDGFVRVCLPSLGADQFDHKYPSESRQQSSFFNWYTFGISFGGFVGLIFIVWLENYKGWAIGLGVCCILILLGLLIVAAGFPFYRNQVPEGSPLTRILQVLVVAFKNRKLELPQKPEEAQENNTGSGTGSIDALSQTNSLKFLDKACINPGRNGAWSVCTVTKVEETKIVLRVLPLFISSMVGYISNIILFTFTVQQGGMTNTSLGKIHVSPATLFIIPITFQMVMLAVYDQFIVPFLRKRTGYVGGITHLQRIGIGFVAMLLASVIAAIVEKKRKEAVVQMSLFWLAPQFFLLGVADVTSFTGLLEFFNSEAPRGMKSIATALFWCDLGLASLMATFLVEVVNKATRHGQQGGWLEGSSLNNSHLDLFYWVVAVVGLLGFLNYLYWAKKYVYQHNPRIAELPADQDSP; encoded by the exons ATGGCACTTGGAGGCTTTGTGGATTGGAGGGGAAACGCCATCAACAGAGAGGTACATGGTGGAGTCAGAGCAGCCTGGTTTCTGTATG TTCTGACCGTGGTTACAAACGTGGTTATTGTCCCAAACCTGCTGAATCTAGTTACTTATCTCCATGGAACAATGCATATGGGGGTATCGGGCTCTGCAACTACATCCACTAATTTTTTTGGTGCCACATCCGGGTTTGCATTAATAGGAGCTTTCCTATCGGACTCCTACATTACTCGCTCTAGAACTATGCTCCTCTTTGGTCCTTTTATGTTTCTG GGATATGGATTGCTCGCGCTGCAAGCCTACCTGCCCTCACTCCATCCACCACCTTGTAATATTGAAGCAGAGCTAAATAACTGCAAAGAGGTCCATGGATGGAATGCTGCCTTATTGTACACAGGCTTGTACATGACTGCTTTTGGAGATGGTTTTGTGCGTGTTTGCTTGCCATCTCTTGGTGCAGACCAATTTGACCATAAATATCCTTCTGAGTCACGCCAACAGTCCAGCTTCTTTAACTGGTATACCTTCGGAATCTCCTTTGGAGGTTTTGTCGGGCTGATTTTCATAGTGTGGCTCGAGAACTACAAAGGATGGGCCATCGGACTTGGGGTGTGTTGCATCCTAATTCTGCTCGGATTGCTCATAGTTGCTGCTGGTTTTCCTTTCTACCGCAACCAAGTACCAGAAGGAAGTCCTTTAACTCGAATACTGCAG GTTCTTGTGGTTGCATTCAAGAACAGGAAGCTTGAACTACCTCAGAAACCGGAAGAAGCACAAGAAAACAATACTGGGTCAGGAACAGGTTCTATTGACGCACTCTCTCAAACAAATAGTCTGAA ATTCCTCGACAAAGCTTGCATCAACCCTGGCAGAAATGGTGCCTGGTCAGTTTGCACTGTGACGAAGGTGGAGGAGACGAAGATTGTGCTCCGTGTGCTTCCTCTCTTCATCAGCTCCATGGTCGGATACATATCAAACATTATCCTCTTCACATTCACTGTTCAGCAAGGTGGCATGACGAACACAAGTCTGGGCAAGATCCATGTTTCCCCTGCGACACTTTTTATCATCCCCATCACATTCCAAATGGTAATGCTTGCTGTCTATGATCAGTTCATTGTGCCATTCTTACGAAAGCGCACTGGCTACGTCGGTGGCATCACTCATTTGCAACGCATCGGTATAGGCTTTGTGGCCATGTTACTTGCCTCGGTCATTGCAGCCATTGttgagaaaaagagaaaggaagCTGTAGTGCAGATGTCCTTGTTCTGGCTTGCACCTCAGTTCTTCCTGCTTGGCGTGGCAGACGTGACATCGTTCACCGGGCTCCTTGAGTTCTTCAACAGTGAGGCACCACGGGGCATGAAGTCAATTGCCACGGCATTGTTCTGGTGTGATCTGGGGCTTGCCTCATTGATGGCCACATTCCTGGTGGAAGTTGTGAACAAGGCCACAAGGCATGGGCAACAGGGGGGGTGGCTGGAGGGTTCAAGCTTGAACAACAGCCATCTTGACCTCTTCTACTGGGTTGTGGCTGTTGTCGGATTGCTCGGTTTCCTCAACTACCTGTACTGGGCCAAGAAGTACGTGTACCAGCACAATCCACGCATCGCCGAGCTACCGGCTGATCAGGATTCGCCTTGA
- the LOC100823655 gene encoding chitinase 4 has protein sequence MAKSAMPLVATLLAVGLAVLLLSGAGPAAAQNCGCPDDLCCSQWGYCGTGDAYCGDGCQSGPCTVMSGGAAAAARKMSGDKAVGSKRTP, from the coding sequence ATGGCAAAATCCGCAATGCCGCTCGTTGCGACGCTGCTGGCTGTCGGGCTGGcggtgctcctcctctccggcgccggcccagCGGCCGCGCAGAACTGCGGCTGCCCGGATGACCTGTGCTGCAGCCAGTGGGGCTACTGCGGCACGGGCGACGCCTACTGCGGCGACGGCTGCCAGTCCGGGCCGTGCACGGTGatgagcggcggcgccgctgccgccgctcggAAGATGTCCGGCGACAAGGCCGTGGGGAGCAAACGCACCCCCTAA
- the LOC100841292 gene encoding chitinase 5 produces MASMLRLLALGLAAAVALLSAAGPAAAQNCGCRANECCSQYGYCGTTGEYCGKNCKSGPCSSTGTIGVPVESVVTEAFFNGIRSQAGNGCAGKSFYTRQSFLTAARAYPGFAKGRSNDASKAEIAAFFAHVTHETGHLCYTEEINGPSKDYCDEKNTEWPCSPGKGYYGRGPLQLSWNYNYGAAGKSIGFDGLKNPERVAQDAVVAFKTALWYWMNNVHQVVPQGFGATTRAINGDQECHGRNSGAVNARAGYYRDYCRKFGVDPGNSLTC; encoded by the exons ATGGCGTCGATGCTCAGGCTCTTGGCTCTCGggctagcagcagcagtagcactGCTTTCGGCCGCAGGCCCCGCGGCAGCCCAGAACTGCGGGTGCCGGGCGAACGAGTGCTGCAGCCAGTATGGTTACTGCGGCACCACGGGCGAGTACTGCGGAAAAAACTGCAAGTCGGGCCCGTGCTCAAGCACGGGCACCATCGGTGTGCCGGTGGAGAGCGTCGTCACCGAGGCCTTCTTCAACGGGATCAGGTCCCAGGCCGGCAACGGGTGCGCCGGCAAGAGCTTTTACACGCGCCAGTCGTTCCtgaccgccgcccgcgcctacCCGGGCTTCGCCAAGGGCCGCTCGAACGACGCGTCCAAGGCCGAGATCGCCGCCTTCTTCGCCCACGTCACGCACGAGACCGGAC ATCTGTGCTATACGGAGGAGATCAACGGACCGAGCAAGGACTACTGCGACGAGAAGAACACGGAGTGGCCATGCTCCCCGGGGAAAGGGTACTACGGGCGCGGCCCGCTGCAGCTGTCGTGGAACTACAACTAcggggcggcggggaagaGCATCGGGTTCGACGGGCTGAAGAACCCGGAGAGGGTGGCGCAGGACGCCGTGGTGGCGTTCAAGACGGCGCTCTGGTACTGGATGAACAACGTGCACCAGGTCGTGCCGCAAGGGTTCGGCGCCACGACCAGGGCCATCAACGGTGACCAGGAGTGCCACGGCAGGAACTCGGGCGCCGTGAACGCGCGGGCGGGCTACTACAGGGACTActgcaggaagtttggcgtcGACCCCGGGAACAGCCTCACTTGCTAG
- the LOC100841598 gene encoding uncharacterized protein LOC100841598 encodes MVIKGARRVALFLVVCAATRAASAGDGPLPNGNFEDSPDRSQMDGSTVTGPDAIPQWKTYGHVEHIASGQKQGDMILTVPEGSYALRLGDDASIQQQLSVTPGTIYSVTFRSARTCAQNEKLSAWVVPGGAPDEVHVQTLYTSIGWDSYCWAFQAQASSVTLVIHNPFHEDDKSCGPMIDSVAIKTLYGAPQGNNNLLRNGDFEEGPYIAPGSQYGVLVPHRDERDISPLSGWMVLSYPNSKVVRYVRTPQGSYAVELVAGGEAALVQEVDTVPGSSCRLDFTVGDAGDNCVAKDQQPMRVQASTADNSTTVEYSSEGSGGSVRASLEFKPSQSRTRVVFCSTGYHSKSDSSGTRCGPIIDDASLVCASPTPAARRLLR; translated from the exons ATGGTGATCAAGGGCGCGCGTCGCGTCGCGCTGTTCTTGGTCGTCTGCGCTGCTACTCGAGCTGCTTCGGCTGGCGATG GCCCACTGCCGAATGGCAACTTCGAGGACTCCCCGGACAGGTCCCAGATGGACGGCTCGACGGTCACGGGGCCGGACGCGATCCCTCAATGGAAGACCTACGGGCACGTGGAGCACATCGCGTCGGGGCAGAAGCAGGGCGACATGATCCTGACTGTGCCAGAGGGCTCTTACGCCTTGCGCCTGGGCGACGACGCCTCcatccagcagcagctgtCCGTGACCCCTGGCACGATCTACTCCGTCACGTTCCGATCGGCGCGCACCTGCGCCCAGAACGAGAAGCTGAGCGCGTGGGTCGTGCCAGGCGGCGCGCCCGACGAGGTCCACGTCCAGACGCTCTACACCAGCATCGGCTGGGACTCCTACTGCTGGGCGTTCCAGGCCCAGGCCAGCAGCGTGACGCTGGTCATCCACAACCCGTTCCACGAGGATGACAAGTCTTGCGGCCCCATGATCGACTCCGTCGCCATCAAGACGCTCTACGGCGCTCCTCAGGGCAACAACAACTTGCTGAGGAACGGGGACTTCGAGGAAGGCCCGTACATCGCCCCGGGATCCCAGTACGGGGTGCTGGTGCCGCACAGGGACGAACGTGACATCTCGCCGCTGTCCGGGTGGATGGTCCTGTCGTACCCGAACTCCAAGGTCGTCAGGTACGTCCGGACGCCGCAGGGGTCCTACGCCGTGGAGCTGGTGGCCGGCGGGGAGGCCGCGCTTGTCCAGGAGGTGGACACCGTGCCCGGGAGCTCCTGCAGGCTGGACTTCACCGTCGGGGACGCCGGCGACAACTGCGTGGCCAAGGATCAGCAGCCCATGCGCGTGCAGGCGTCCACGGCGGACAACAGCACCACCGTGGAGTACAGCTCCGAGGGCTCGGGCGGGAGCGTCCGAGCCTCGCTCGAGTTCAAGCCGAGCCAGAGCCGGACGCGGGTGGTGTTCTGCAGCACGGGCTACCACAGCAAGTCCGACAGCAGCGGCACCCGCTGCGGGCCCATCATCGACGACGCCTCGCTCGTCTGCGCTTCGCCGACGCCGGCTGCTCGCCGGTTGCTTCGCTGA